A section of the Bombus huntii isolate Logan2020A chromosome 5, iyBomHunt1.1, whole genome shotgun sequence genome encodes:
- the LOC126865635 gene encoding uncharacterized protein LOC126865635: MAEDQEQGHPNNVFLFRLAILNSFKRIAESVSEDAFVDALTILTILKTKPSMGQKLHKAMCSELLDKMNGDLEDILNEGSLREGLEKVAKLSDANSSVTEGTWRPPGNVSLHLRSLDAQKIKEESALLEKQVNEMEQENAILMKRIAEKRSNIVAMNDSMIQSLNKSVNVIDSLKKRREWLEKCFVLLQH; encoded by the exons ATGGCGGAGGATCAGGAACAGGGACATCCAAACAATGTTTTCTTATTTCGACTAGCTATTTTAAACAGTTTTAAACGCATCGCAGAATCAGTGAG CGAGGATGCTTTCGTGGATGCTCTTACGATTCTTACAATTCTCAAGACAAAGCCGAGTATGGGGCAAAAGTTGCATAAAGCAATGTGCTCGGAGCTTCTCGATAAAATGAATGGCGATTTAGAAGATATATTAAACGAAGGATCCTTGCGGGAGGGATTGGAAAAAGTTGCGAAATTATCGGACGCAAATTCTTCCGTGACCGAAGGTACTTG GAGACCACCGGGCAATGTATCCTTACATTTACGTTCACTAGATGCgcagaaaattaaagaagaaagCGCATTGTTGGAAAAACAAGTAAACGAGATGGAACAAGAAAACGCAATTCTAATGAAAAGAATTGCAGAAAAGAGATCAAATATAGTGGCCATGAATGACAGCATGATACAATCCTTAAATAAGTCAGTAAATGTGATAGAttcgttaaaaaaaagaagggaatggttagaaaaatgtttcgtacTACTGCAGCATTAA
- the LOC126865625 gene encoding uncharacterized protein LOC126865625 isoform X2: MFDSDDEDDKKNNEPLSNEVPIVASPKKPSQADLVANSDNNLLAKINKLLSGVPPPPKLTICRTDCSELLLRIYENQHLFWTPCVLPEKCIKQNLNKESPEQQKENISTNNYQRTKSTSRNLSTAFDACDPQYQSNISNNIDTVDLKNTCSDNFRIKKVVPNNEKSIINASASGTKLLNPEQLQVTVTENNIKDESFIAAPKQSLLYYTVNEKEVATLSWPEAYHHKFHGIHYNRNKAVEEFEGLTSKLCNRYIGAETQSTCTVWFSKPAPGSAKKRNHLAKHNNGQSPTKRLSHLTRRRKIFSSANLQGLALNNKRLVVLNIKKPTVKKGKSPRGKSPRGKSPRGTPRSSTKKKVARRLVLDGPSPLKSKIEMSKRALFQSPPPERAGPSKLLTTGSNPQSIKRALFTQNTKENDSEKSQKAAIEPESRKRKSEEELEGPQCKWIKSLSFDGSHELHNTTMPSWERHSSSDIIEKGKSLNEGKCELSDTHRKKLLWAVAEALRDKGIGMTHPQFKQYATNLARTIKKLMPDLENKNIPRKPGSTSDRMLKLAKYHVLFVIDARTAD; the protein is encoded by the exons ATGTTCGATAGCGATGATGAAGATGATAAAAAGAATAATGAACCACTATCAAATGAAGTACCAATAGTAGCTAGTCCTAAAAAACCTTCCCAAGCTGATTTAGTTGCAAACTCTGATAACAATTTATTAGCCAAAATTAATAAACTCTTAAGTGGTGTACCACCACCACCTAAACTTACAATTTGTAGAACAGATTGTTcagaattattattacgtatttatGAAAATCAACATTTATTTTGGACACCATGTGTGCTACcagaaaaatgtataaaacaaaatttaaataaggAATCCCCAGAACagcaaaaagaaaatattagtaCAAATAATTATCAGCGTACCAAAAGCACATCTAGAAATTTAAGTACTGCTTTTGATGCTTGTGATCCACAATATCAAAGTAATATTAGTAATAATATAGATACAGTAGATTTAAAGAATACTTGCAGTgataattttagaataaaGAAAGTAGTTCCTAATAATGAAAAAAGCATTATCAATGCTAGCGCAAGTGgaacaaaattgttaaatcCTGAGCAGCTACAAGTAACTGTAACTGAAAACAACATAAAAGATGAGTCTTTCATTGCTGCACCAAAACAATCATTACTCTACTACACTGTCAATGAGAAAGAAGTTGCCACTTTGTCATGGCCTGAAGCATATCATCATAAATTTCATGGAATACA ttataatagaaataaagcAGTTGAAGAATTTGAAGGCCTTACATCAAAATTATGTAATAGATATATAGGTGCTGAAACTCAGTCTACATGTACTGTATGGTTTTCTAAACCAGCACCAGGAAGTGCCAAAAAACGAAATCATTTAGCTAAACACAATAATGGACAAAGTCCAACAAAAAGATTAAGTCATTTGACGAGAagacgaaaaatattttccagtGCGAATTTACAAGGCCTGGCGCTTAACAATAAAAGACTTGTAGTACTAAATATTAA gAAACCAACAGTTAAAAAAGGCAAAAGTCCACGGGGTAAGAGTCCACGCGGTAAAAGTCCGAGGGGAACTCCCAGGAGttcaacaaagaaaaaagtagCTCGACGGCTCGTTTTAGATGGACCTAGTCCGTTAAAGTCCAAAATTGAAATGTCTAAACGGGCGCTATTTCAAAGTCCTCCTCCTGAACGAGCTGGTCCAAGCAAGTTGCTTACAACTGGGTCAAATCCTCAAAGCATTAAACGTGCACTATTTACACAAAACACAAAGGAGAATGATTCGGAGAAAAGTCAGAAGGCAGCTATTGAACCAGAATCAAGGAAGAGGAAAAGCGAAGAAGAATTGGAAGGACCACAATGCAAATGGATAAAAAGTTTATCTTTCGACGGCTCGCACGAATTGCATAATACTACTATGCCTTCGTGGGAGAGACACTCATCTAGTGATATAATTGAAAAAGGCAAGTCCTTGAATGAAGGAAAGTGCGAGCTTAGTGACACTCATAGAAAG AAATTACTATGGGCGGTAGCGGAGGCTTTACGAGATAAGGGAATAGGTATGACTCATCCACAATTTAAACAGTATGCTACAAACTTAGCGCGAACCATTAAGAAACTTATGCCTGATCTCGAGAACAAGAATATTCCTCGCAAACCAGGGAGTACAAGTGATCGTATGTTAAAATTAGCAAAATATCATGTTTTGTTTGTAATTGATGCAAGAACAGCTGATTGA
- the LOC126865636 gene encoding uncharacterized protein LOC126865636, with the protein MYKEIDDVESELLECQKECATTEIEIYNVNQLKNKGTYVLENMKRRYNDLEEELKEVHCNYLKCIEKTNNETIQQKIDSLTLQRDNLRRELEELNKAADENNKKIMAVKKMIKIQEKKNMALIRRLKKFQITPDLNDRVNMILTDPRLTKQKNSN; encoded by the exons ATGTACAAGGAGATAGACGATGTTGAATCAGAATTATTAGAATGCCAAAAAGAATGTGCAACTACCGagatagaaatatataatgtgAATCAATTGAAAAATAAGGGGACATATGTATTGGAAAATATGAAGAGAAGATACAATGACTTAGAGGAAGAATTAAAGGAAGTTCATTGTAATTACTTAAAATGCATTGAGAAGACAAACAATGAGACTATTCAACAGAAAATTGATTCATTAACATTGCAGAGAGATAATTTGAGAAGAGAATtagaagaattaaataaagCAGCagacgaaaataataaaaaaataatggcAGTGAAAAAGATGATTAAAATTCAAGAG aaGAAAAATATGGCGCTAATACGAAGATTGAAAAAATTTCAGATAACGCCAGATTTAAATGATAGAGTAAATATGATCCTAACTGATCCCAGACTTACCAAAcaaaaaaattctaattaa
- the LOC126865618 gene encoding phospholipid-transporting ATPase ABCA1-like gives MGNNIRNFGLLLHKNLIVRKRHWKTTIFLQCSVPIALFVLIQAVRDFSVQPSRVINGSTYYPIENKEQLTVINRDYTFLYYVPHNTYTKSILEDIRICMTLSYENVVGFLTEDDMINAYTTLQAKSPSVEVLGLVFEQYNTTDIKYKIRHTSKTANVLFQNMLDQPGFDARALYVNAIPFIPLQMCVDEALIDRTVSHSSMDWKVSIQRMPYPPYIKIDESDTILRQAICIFAVIAFLIPLCVEINYATKEKYIGINVLMAINGVKEYQNLLSWLLTGIVFSIFYIGPIIILFKNTFSEKVDPYLYYSNTFIFWLILTMHVSHLISFGMHIAAYFSKSRFMITTLTIIYTASFSLHGNLIRQEFFSIMPYLGILFPNILLYRFLEEVNGYETQLTGIQWSNMFVVGNTQYNTTGCIGFILIFSIIGAFLHFILTIYINAIHPGKYGVSKDPLYFLKYLKKNKVTFDDDIEDFDYGNLDNENFEPVVNGALTPGIQIRNLKKTYKSICLRKSEVQALKGISMDLYKGQITALLGHNGAGKTTLMSILTGVISATEGKVLINGQNIVKNLQSIRNDLGLCPQENMVFPDLTVFEQLEFFGLLKGVNKKRKEIKQNINVLLEKFKLHEKRDVLPSTLSGGQKRRLCLGMALIGDASTIILDEPTSGMDPETRRDIWDIILKIREKKTILISTHNMEEADILGDRIAIVHGGRLKCYGTSMFLKKQYGYGHMEVTLSTKSWCSPAKVINQFDPRAQQISVDSEKIVLSVPNTETLPQSLDKVEGQKRNLGVTGISVSLITLEEVFLKVIKNEDNGKHLNEFFCPPSQKVEGWSLCMQSILALYHKKLTYTKKNLSNTLLILFLPLLSVVLMGLSYDTPTDSTNIFPLELNIYRHSKVLYSSKNETTGTMYANLIKYFGGFAEEVKQNTSVTEALLGRAVENIAEYRNNYIVSAEFNISDDVLFANGFYSGIAIHSMPLTINLLSNALIKAVAGDEYSIRVSSQKLPSALSATPLYMIEINSLLRVLAFCCFFFPTVALFIVHPFQEMESKIKQLQRMTGISSFSYWLTMFTFDLLVLTVSIFIIIIGSYIMDVILDIRLYYKREILIMILLLLLFGINSLFISYIFSFINKSRNTIMTILSIVPIGLVLLHYLLQEVLGNFPWLKILYSIQKEIFYLIPHISLFNGQLSFFIAALQNARCRRLPNRLQEVVCMGIPDICCALNCADGVCRNHVSYFSDQKFKMSLKNCITYLSLTPLMYFAILIILEERLPHKFYAKIFSKNLRDPCNIQDDQVEKEKHTVAIKIRKLQNRGASKKMNEEPTIETVPTIENNCIESPNNNDSLFLVYELSKYYGKLMAVQEISFRVKQRECFGLLGVNGAGKSTTFRMLTGEEIPNSGTMYLGKSEIHTDRKNYLAQMGYCPQTGALLNSLNSFDHLRLFALLRGIPRAKVDLEVNKWIDRLNLNSCMHQPSGTYSGGNKRRLNIAMALIGNPALVLLDEPTTGVDPAARRSLWNILQTCQTMGQAIILTSHSMEECEALCNRLVIMVKGQLVCVGASQELKQRFGAGYDIHVKLSPSRTDDDVSSIKSIIESSLTCELRDENLGLIAYHVSDIKTTWEKMYNTMNDLKAQYSCIDDYAVLSATLEQLFIQFARGTELTKALTVDSTTQTTNV, from the exons atgGGAAATAACATCAGAAATTTTGGCTtgcttttacataaaaatttaatagttAGGAAGAGACATTGGAAAAcaacaatatttttacaatgtTCGGTACCTATTGCTTTATTTGTATTGATACAAGCTGTCAGAGATTTTAGTGTACAACCATCTCGTGTAATCAATGGAAGTACATATTATcctatagaaaataaagaacagTTAACAGTAATAAATAGAGACTacacatttttatattatgtacCACACAATACATACACAAAAAGTATTTTGGAAGATATAAGAATATGCATGACACTCTCATATGAAAATGTAGTTGGTTTTTTAACTGAAGATGATATGATCAATGCTTACACAACATTACAAGCCAAATCTCCTAGTGTGGAAGTATTAGGACTTGTGTTTGAGCAATATAATACAActgatataaaatacaaaatcaGACATACTTCCAAAACTGCAAAtgtattatttcaaaatatgcTTGATCAACCTGGATTTGATGCACGTGCTCTATATGTAAATGCCATACCATTTATACCATTACAAATGTGTGTTGATGAAGCTTTGATAGATCGCACAGTATCACATTCTTCAATGGATTGGAAG GTGTCAATACAAAGAATGCCTTATCCACCTTATATTAAAATAGATGAATCTGATACAATATTAAGACAGGCGATATGTATATTTGCAGTCATTGCTTTCTTAATTCCACTTTGTGTAGAAATAAACTATGCAACGAAGGAAAAGTACATTGGCATAAATGTTCTGATGGCAATTAATGGGGTGAAAGAATATCAGAATTTATTAAGTTGGTTGCTCACTGGCATTGTATtcagtattttttatataggaccaataataatattatttaagaaTACATTTTCTGAGAAAGTTGATCCATACCTATATTATAGTAATACTTTCATATTTTGGCTAATACTTACAATGCATGTAAGTCATTTAATATCATTTGGTATGCATATTGCtgcatatttttcaaaat CACGTTTTATGATAACAAcattaacaattatttatactGCTTCTTTTTCACTACATGGAAATTTGATAAGGCAAGAATTCTTTTCAATAATGCCATATTTGGGAATATTGTTCCcaaatatattactatatagATTCCTTGAAGAAGTAAATGGATATGAGACTCAAT TAACTGGTATTCAATGGTCAAACATGTTTGTTGTTGGAAACACGCAATATAATACTACTGGGTGCATCGGATTTATACTTATCTTCTCAATTATAGGTGCTTTCTTACATTTTATTcttactatatatattaatgCCATACACCCAGGAAAATATGGGGTTTCTAAAGACCCACTTTACTTTTTGAag tatttaaagaagaataaagTAACTTTTGATGACGATATAGAAGATTTTGATTATGGAAATTTAGacaatgaaaattttgaaCCAGTTGTAAATGGTGCACTTACTCCTGGAATTCAAATTCGTAATCTtaaaaaaacatataaaagTATTTGTTTACGAAAATCA GAAGTCCAAGCTTTAAAGGGAATTTCAATGGATTTATATAAAGGACAAATAACTGCTTTACTGGGACACAATGGGGCAGGGAAAACTACACTCATGTCTATTTTGACAG gtGTAATAAGTGCAACTGAAGGAAAAGTTCTTATAAATGGTCAAAACATAGTAAAAAATTTGCAATCTATTAGAAATGATTTGGGTTTATGCCCTCAAGAAAATATGGTTTTTCCCGATTTGACTGTATTTGAgcaattagaattttttggtCTA CTGAAaggtgtaaataaaaagaggaaagaaatcaaacaaaatattaatgtctTACTTGAGAAGTTCAAACTGCATGAAAAAAGAGATGTTCTCCCAAGCACGTTGTCTGGAGGACAAAAAAGGAGATTGTGTCTTGGGATGGCTCTTATTGGTGATGCTAGTACTATAATTTTAGATGAACCAACGTCGGGAATGGATCCTGAAACTAGAAGAGATATATGggatattatattaaaaataagagagaaaaaaacgaTTTTGATCAGTACACATAATATGGAAGAGGCTGACATACTTGGAGATCGAATTGCCATTGTACATGGAGGACGATTAAAATGTTATGGCACATCGATGTTTTTGAAGAAACAGTATGGCTACGGCCATATGGAAGTTACTTTGTCAACAAAATCATGGTGCAGTCCAGCTAAAGTTATAAATCAATTTGATCCAAGGGCGCAACAAATAAGCGTTGATAGTGAAAAGATCGTTTTAAGCGTACCGAACACTGAAACTTTACCGCAATCTTTGGATAAAGTTGAAGGCCAGAAAAGAAATCTGGGAGTTACAGGGATTAGCGTATCACTCATCACATTGGAAGAAGTATTcttaaaagtaattaaaaatgagGACAATGGAAAACATTTGAACGAATTTTTCTGTCCTCCATCGCAAAAGGTAGAAGGATGGAGTTTATGTATGCAATCAATTTTAGCATTATATCACAAGAAATTGACGTACACTAAAAAAAATTTGAGTAAcacattattaatattgtttttgCCACTTTTGTCTGTCGTGTTAATGGGTTTAAGTTATGATACTCCTACTGATTCAACAAATATATTTCCATTAGAACTTAATATATATAGACATTCAAAAGTTCTGTATTCTTCCAAAAACGAAACTACTGGCACGATGTACGcaaatttaatcaaatattttggTGGATTTGCAGAAGAGGTAAAACAAAATACAAGCGTTACAGAAGCCCTATTGGGTAGGGCGGTCGAAAATATTGCAGAGTATCGTAATAATTACATTGTCTCTGcagaatttaatatttctgatGATGTCCTGTTTGCTAATGGTTTTTATTCTGGAATTGCAATTCATAGCATGCCCTTaactataaatttattatcaaatgCGCTAATCAAAGCTGTGGCTGGCGATGAATATTCTATTCGTGTTTCAAGTCAGAAATTACCAAGTGCTTTATCTGCAACACCACTATACATGATAGAAATCAATTCTCTATTGAGAGTATTGGCCTTTTGTTGTTTCTTCTTTCCAACTGTTGCACTTTTCATCGTCCATCCTTTCCAGGAAATGGAAAGCAAAATAAAGCAACTCCAGAGAATGACGGGAATTAGCTCTTTTTCATACTGGCTTACTATGTTTACTTTCGATTTATTAGTTCTTACAGTATCCatatttattatcataataGGATCTTATATTATGGATGTTATTTTGGATATACGATTATACTACAAGAGAGAAATAT tgaTAATGATATTATTGCTATTGCTTTTTGGcataaattctttatttatatcgtatatcttcagttttataaataaatcgaGAAATACTATAATGACTATTTTATCTATTGTACCAATTGGATTGG ttttattacattatctCCTTCAGGAAGTGCTTGGTAATTTTCCATGGTTGAAAATTCTTTACTCTAtccaaaaagaaatattttatctgaTACCTCACATAAGCCTATTTAATGGTCAATTATCTTTCTTCATCGCAGCTCTGCAAAATGCGAGATGTCGTCGATTACCAAATCGACTGCAAGAGGTAGTTTGCATGGGTATTCCGGATATTTGTTGTG CTTTGAACTGTGCGGATGGAGTATGCAGGAACCACGTTTCTTACTTTTCTGatcaaaaatttaaaatgagtttaaaaaattgcattaCATACCTATCTCTCACTCCGTTAATGTATTTTGCTATACTTATTATTTTAGAGGAACGATTACCTCATAAATTCTATGCTAAAATattcagtaaaaatttaagaGATCCATGCAATATACAAGATGATCAAGTGGAAAAGGAAAAGCATACAGTGGCaataaaaatcagaaaattacAAAACCGTG GTGCATCGAAGAAAATGAACGAGGAACCAACTATCGAAACAGTTCCTACTATCGAAAATAATTGCATAGAAAGCCCAAATAACAACGATAGCCTGTTCTTAGTTTATGaattaagtaaatattacggaAAGTTGATGGCAGTACAGGAAATTAGTTTCCGTGTGAAGCAACGAGAATGCTTTGGATTGCTTGGCGTTAATGGTGCTGGGAAGAGCACCACATTTAGAATGTTGACTGGTGAAGAAATACCAAACAGTGGAACTATGTACTTAGGAAAATCAGAAATTCATACTGATAGAAAAAAC TATCTTGCTCAAATGGGATATTGTCCACAAACTGGTGCATTGCTCAATTCCTTGAATTCATTCGATCATTTGCGACTTTTTGCATTGCTTCGCGGTATTCCCAGAGCGAAAGTGGATTTAGAAGTTAACAAATGGATTGATAGACTTA ATTTAAATTCTTGTATGCATCAACCGAGCGGTACTTATAGCGGAGGGAATAAACGACGATTGAACATTGCTATGGCACTTATTGGAAATCCAGCTCTTGTTCTTTTGGATGAACCAACTACGGGAGTCGATCCAGCAGCTAGAAGATCGCTCTGGAATATACTCCAGACCTGCCAAACAATGGGACAAGCTATTATACTCACTTCTCACAG CATGGAAGAATGCGAAGCTTTGTGCAACAGACTAGTCATTATGGTGAAAGGTCAATTGGTTTGCGTCGGTGCAAGTCAGGAATTGAAGCAACGATTCGGCGCTGGTTACGATATTCACGTTAAATTAAGTCCCAGCCGAACGGACGATGATGTCAGCAGTATAAAAAGTATTATAGAGTCTTCTCTAACGTGTGAACTGAGGGATGAGAATTTG GGGCTTATCGCGTATCATGTGAGTGATATTAAAACGACATGGGAGAAGATGTATAATACAATGAATGATTTAAAAGCGCAATATAGTTGTATCGATGATTATGCTGTTTTGTCAGCTACATTAGAACAACTTTTCATTCAGTTCGCTAGAGGAACTGAATTGACAAAAGCGCTTACTGTGGATTCCACTACTCAGACCACTAATGTATAA
- the LOC126865625 gene encoding uncharacterized protein LOC126865625 isoform X1, whose amino-acid sequence MDCCYSSRDGSSTTEKELSNICSPEMFDSDDEDDKKNNEPLSNEVPIVASPKKPSQADLVANSDNNLLAKINKLLSGVPPPPKLTICRTDCSELLLRIYENQHLFWTPCVLPEKCIKQNLNKESPEQQKENISTNNYQRTKSTSRNLSTAFDACDPQYQSNISNNIDTVDLKNTCSDNFRIKKVVPNNEKSIINASASGTKLLNPEQLQVTVTENNIKDESFIAAPKQSLLYYTVNEKEVATLSWPEAYHHKFHGIHYNRNKAVEEFEGLTSKLCNRYIGAETQSTCTVWFSKPAPGSAKKRNHLAKHNNGQSPTKRLSHLTRRRKIFSSANLQGLALNNKRLVVLNIKKPTVKKGKSPRGKSPRGKSPRGTPRSSTKKKVARRLVLDGPSPLKSKIEMSKRALFQSPPPERAGPSKLLTTGSNPQSIKRALFTQNTKENDSEKSQKAAIEPESRKRKSEEELEGPQCKWIKSLSFDGSHELHNTTMPSWERHSSSDIIEKGKSLNEGKCELSDTHRKKLLWAVAEALRDKGIGMTHPQFKQYATNLARTIKKLMPDLENKNIPRKPGSTSDRMLKLAKYHVLFVIDARTAD is encoded by the exons ATGGATTGCTGTTATTCCAGCAGAGATGGAAGTTCTACGACTGAGAAAGAGCTTTCGAACATCTGTAGTCCAGAGATGTTCGATAGCGATGATGAAGATGATAAAAAGAATAATGAACCACTATCAAATGAAGTACCAATAGTAGCTAGTCCTAAAAAACCTTCCCAAGCTGATTTAGTTGCAAACTCTGATAACAATTTATTAGCCAAAATTAATAAACTCTTAAGTGGTGTACCACCACCACCTAAACTTACAATTTGTAGAACAGATTGTTcagaattattattacgtatttatGAAAATCAACATTTATTTTGGACACCATGTGTGCTACcagaaaaatgtataaaacaaaatttaaataaggAATCCCCAGAACagcaaaaagaaaatattagtaCAAATAATTATCAGCGTACCAAAAGCACATCTAGAAATTTAAGTACTGCTTTTGATGCTTGTGATCCACAATATCAAAGTAATATTAGTAATAATATAGATACAGTAGATTTAAAGAATACTTGCAGTgataattttagaataaaGAAAGTAGTTCCTAATAATGAAAAAAGCATTATCAATGCTAGCGCAAGTGgaacaaaattgttaaatcCTGAGCAGCTACAAGTAACTGTAACTGAAAACAACATAAAAGATGAGTCTTTCATTGCTGCACCAAAACAATCATTACTCTACTACACTGTCAATGAGAAAGAAGTTGCCACTTTGTCATGGCCTGAAGCATATCATCATAAATTTCATGGAATACA ttataatagaaataaagcAGTTGAAGAATTTGAAGGCCTTACATCAAAATTATGTAATAGATATATAGGTGCTGAAACTCAGTCTACATGTACTGTATGGTTTTCTAAACCAGCACCAGGAAGTGCCAAAAAACGAAATCATTTAGCTAAACACAATAATGGACAAAGTCCAACAAAAAGATTAAGTCATTTGACGAGAagacgaaaaatattttccagtGCGAATTTACAAGGCCTGGCGCTTAACAATAAAAGACTTGTAGTACTAAATATTAA gAAACCAACAGTTAAAAAAGGCAAAAGTCCACGGGGTAAGAGTCCACGCGGTAAAAGTCCGAGGGGAACTCCCAGGAGttcaacaaagaaaaaagtagCTCGACGGCTCGTTTTAGATGGACCTAGTCCGTTAAAGTCCAAAATTGAAATGTCTAAACGGGCGCTATTTCAAAGTCCTCCTCCTGAACGAGCTGGTCCAAGCAAGTTGCTTACAACTGGGTCAAATCCTCAAAGCATTAAACGTGCACTATTTACACAAAACACAAAGGAGAATGATTCGGAGAAAAGTCAGAAGGCAGCTATTGAACCAGAATCAAGGAAGAGGAAAAGCGAAGAAGAATTGGAAGGACCACAATGCAAATGGATAAAAAGTTTATCTTTCGACGGCTCGCACGAATTGCATAATACTACTATGCCTTCGTGGGAGAGACACTCATCTAGTGATATAATTGAAAAAGGCAAGTCCTTGAATGAAGGAAAGTGCGAGCTTAGTGACACTCATAGAAAG AAATTACTATGGGCGGTAGCGGAGGCTTTACGAGATAAGGGAATAGGTATGACTCATCCACAATTTAAACAGTATGCTACAAACTTAGCGCGAACCATTAAGAAACTTATGCCTGATCTCGAGAACAAGAATATTCCTCGCAAACCAGGGAGTACAAGTGATCGTATGTTAAAATTAGCAAAATATCATGTTTTGTTTGTAATTGATGCAAGAACAGCTGATTGA
- the LOC126865632 gene encoding pupal cuticle protein 20-like: protein MRSLAVALLAIVGTCHAARLDNTYLPPGNAGTAGGAGLIQAPNRGHGGPGGPGGPGRPGGPGGPGGPGGPGGPGAPGAYGGGGGGGGGFGGGGGNGAFGGGGGGAYGGPGGGGGGPRGGPGGGQEIPIVSFNNQNAGDGNYQFSYETGNGISAQETGHQQGNAEAVSGSYSYTGPDGVQYSISYTADEEGFHPQGAHLPTPPPIPPEIQRGVELALAAEARGENQDTSGGGGGGNGGGAGYPSGGGYNGGGGGGGGGAGRGGGGGGGPYQGPNSYQTSSGGYHY from the exons ATGAGATCG CTCGCTGTCGCGTTGTTGGCCATCGTCGGTACGTGTCACGCCGCCCGACTAGACAATACTTACCTTCCTCCGGGCAATGCAGGCACCGCAGGAGGCGCAGGATTAATACAAGCTCCGAATCGTGGCCACGGTGGTCCAGGTGGTCCTGGGGGACCTGGTAGACCAGGTGGACCAGGCGGACCAGGTGGGCCGGGTGGACCGGGTGGACCTGGTGCACCAGGAGCATATGGCGGTGGTGGCGGAGGAGGTGGCGGTTTTGGTGGCGGCGGAGGTAATGGTGCGTTTGGTGGTGGAGGCGGAGGTGCCTACGGAGGAC CCGGTGGAGGCGGTGGTGGGCCAAGAGGAGGACCTGGAGGAGGCCAAGAGATACCTATCGTCTCGTTCAACAATCAGAATGCCGGTGATGGCAACTACCAATTCAGCTACGAAACAGGAAATGGTATCAGTGCGCAAGAAACGGGTCACCAGCAAG GTAACGCGGAAGCGGTGAGCGGATCATACTCGTACACCGGACCTGATGGTGTACAGTATAGCATCAGCTACACCGCGGATGAAGAAGGTTTCCATCCCCAAGGCGCACATTTGCCAACACCACCTCCAATTCCACCAGAAATTCAACGAGGCGTCGAGTTAGCACTCGCGGCTGAGGCCAGAGGCGAAAATCAAGATACTTccggtggtggtggtggcggTAATGGTGGCGGAGCCGGATATCCTTCAGGGGGTGGATACA ACGGAGGCGGTggaggtggtggtggtggcgcCGGCCGAGGAGGTGGCGGCGGTGGTGGACCTTATCAGGGTCCAAACTCGTACCAAACAAGCTCGGGCGGATACCATTATTAG